A stretch of DNA from Manihot esculenta cultivar AM560-2 chromosome 7, M.esculenta_v8, whole genome shotgun sequence:
GTTAGGCATGCCATCATTTCCCTTTTGTTTTAGAGCTTCAAGAAGATAGAGAAATGAGAATTTTTAACATTTCAAGTAGAGTGGTTTAAATTCATCTCCcaatatttgtttttttttttttttaataagagaTGGATTTAGAGGGTTGAACTTAAAATCTCCCGATATTCAATTTAATGTATTTACAACCGAACTAAATTTGCGATCAGAATACTTATATACATTtaagttataaattttatataatcatTAACTTATCATAAAAATGTGTTGTATTTTATGATATAATTGATCAATTAGACAAATTAATATATAAGCATTTGAATTTCTTCCCTAGAGTTTCTTGCTATTTTTgtcagttttaaaaaatctaagttATAATTCTAACTTTTTTTCATGAGAATAAAGCTGTTCAAATTTGAGTTCTAATCAATCTACTTTGTTTGTTATTATAATTCatcaaatttgaatatgaaagaaagaaatgcagcagtaaattaataattaaaaaaaaggaaaaataaataaaaagatgcTATACCCATTGTATATTCATAGATGaactgatttttattttttaaatattacccaattgaaataatttgattttcttTGTTGACTAAGGAGGACTGTGCAGAGATCAGAACATGGGTTTCAAAGATGGAAGCAAACCCTAGGCATCAAAAACCATAtaaaatatacatatttttcttaattaattttagatgCATTAATTTCAAGAAGACATTTCTCATGAGAGGAAGTGAAAATTCCAATTTCCAAGCACTCATAGAAATGCAAAAATCCAACAGAGTAAACACAGAGAAATAAAACAATGTCTTTATGAGCATGCAGAGGAGAATGTTGAAGCatttctaatatttaaaaacaattactgctaattaaaaagatttttagCCACCATTTTTGATCTTACAGTCTCTGTTAATCCCTACCCTTCATGCTAAACCCTAGCAAAAATCGTTTTACAGGAAGCTTAATCGCAGATCCAATGGTGGATGATCCATTTCTGTTCCAAATGTGTAAGAAAATGGCGTGGGTTCCTTGCATTCATTTGATTGAAATCTAAGCTTGTCTGATTCTCCTTCCCTGAATGAGTTTAATGGGAACAGTTCTAGAGTTTCGATCACTCGTTCTTGCTCATTAACTTGATTTATCTCAGAAAAATCTGCAGAAAAATAAGTTCATTTTCAGACAAAAAAGAAAGAACCCAAGTTAAAGAAAGCTGTCTGTAAGAATCTAGTAATGTCCTTACATCTTGCAGACGTTGAAAGATTGTCTTCTCGACGAATCATCATGTCTTCATCGTCGACAAAAACCCTCCGCCGCTTCTGCCGTTCCCTAGCTTTATGGTTTTGAAACCAGTAAAATACATTCTTGCTTTCGATCTTTCCATAGAAACTAAGCTGAGAAGAGATCTTCTGAATCTGGTCAGTGCTCGGAGTTCGGAGTCCGGACCTGAACAAGTCAGTCAGAACTTTAACTTGTTCAGACGTAGGATTCCAACGTCCACATTTATTACCACTATTACTGTCACCGCTACCATTACTCGAAATATTTCTCGCTTTTGTGATGCAAAAGCCTGACATTCTCTCTTCCATAGTATCTCTCAGCTTGAAAAATGCTTTGTAGAAGTCTCTGAACTTTATCTCTGAGCTTCTAACTGATCAAAAGATAAGAAACCGTGTGCATATATATAATAGAATACATGGCAATATCCTTATTTTTCTaccatttttttaataaattttttgccTTGAGCACTTATCTAAGGATTACAGAATCAGAACTTTGTTTATTACAATCTGCTTTGATTTTAGGGATTATGAAGAGATTGAATATTAGTTTTTGTTAGCATTTGATCGTGCCCGGATTTTTGTGCAGTTAAGAGAGAGAGATGAGCAAAAGCTGACACTGTTCAACGTATGGGTTGGCGAGCAGACAAGAAGTAATTAAGTTAGAATAGTTGATTATtgtaatgaaatttttatttctttgagtTGATCTACTGAGATACACATATGCACATATAGGGTTTTGTTTTGTGCTTTTCTATAAAGTGTGCTGTTGCCACTTAATACCTTTaaacatataaattttttgTCCCAATTTTGGCTacgtaattatataaatttttaaagggTAATTTTGGAGATAAATAGTGTTTGTGATGATTATGGGTATAGTAGAGTAGTTGGCTATAATAAGTCCAAAACAATTAGGACAAAGTGAAAAATCCAAGCAATGTTTTTAAACCTGattaataaaagaagaagagaatagTTTCAAAATGAATGGTAAAAGAGAAGATTGATACAAGTGAAAGTCAAAGTTGAGATTGTCTGATTAGGGTTGGAGGGTTGTGATCTGAAATACAGACAAAGATACTGAGTTTAGTTGACTATTGATAGAGGTGAGTGAAATAGAAGTTGGGCAATAGCTTCTTTTAAGGACGTGGGAACATAAACTACAAGACAATAAAGCCACcaatttgagattttgcagagaaaTAGACAACTCATAACCAGCAAAAAGAGAGGCAGCTTCTTGTATTGTATTTTCTTATGTCATGTGGCTCTTCTATCATTTGCCAACTGtcatcacttttttttttttaagtcttCAGCTTTCTCTTGGCTTTTTCCAAATTCAAGATCCTTTAGTAACCTGAAAATTATGATATATTGCAGAAAGGACAGAGAAAGGAGAGCGAGAAAGAACGACAATGTTCATCCGCGGGAAGGGGCTTCGACCTTCAAGTCTCCTCTTTTCCTActggtttttatttttttatttttattattatttttaagttaaaatgaGTTTATTGTATatgaatattattttgaatAGTTTTGGATCTTATTTCTCAAGACGATTTTTTATGTTCATGAAAAGGTGTTCACTTATTAATGTCACATTTTAAAACCTTACCGATATGTTCGGCAATCAATGCTTTCGGCGAGTTTTATCGTGTCCTATCTCTTAATGTGATAATATGAAATATAGATTTAGTTTTCGGttaggggtgtaaacgaaccgagccgagccgagctttAAAGAACTCAAActtggttcgttaaaattttttcgagctcGAACCGAATTCGAGCTTTACTCATGTCGAACTCGAACCGAGTATTAAGAAGTtcaagtttggctcgtttagcaaacgagcttagacgagtcgagcttttatcgagctgagtcgaGTTTTAATCGAGCTGAGTCTCGAATAATTCAcgagtaattaatttatttacatgtataataaattttagtttaaaactaataagtttaaaattaaaataattttagctaaataagtatatctacaaattagcatgtaaacttataaagatgagtttttaaatctcaataatccaaatatatgcaagtttaagagtgtaactaaactatatagagctgaattttaaaaaatttagatttggctcattaaagtaTATGCAgagtttgagtttatttctcttatgatagtaATTTCAATTTGCTTAACGAGACTGTTCACGAACCTATTCGCGAGCCTGCTTATGAACTCAGAAATAAGCCGAGCTCACGagtcttaacgagccgaatgCTATGGAGCTCAAACTTGGCTCGTTTACtaaacgagcctaaaaattaagctcgagcttggttcgtttagaaatcgagtcgaaCTCGGTCGAACTTTTATTGAATCGAACTTCAAATAACTCACGAACGGTTTAgttcatttacacccctacTTTCGATTGACGGGTTGAGCCTTTTTTATGTACGTCGGATTTGATTAGGTGGTGATGGCTTTGCGATGGCCGAGAGTTTAGGGTCTGTTTCTTTTTGCTCTTGTTTCTTTCTCGGTAGTCTGACTTCTGAGTTTGCATGTTTGGTTTTACATGTTGATAATATGTGATTTTTCTTTAAACATACTTATACTTGTTCTTTTGGTTCaacagtttatttctctttttcgACTTTTCACTTGTGGAAACAGTGGCAATGGACATCTTGCGTTGGGAGTCCACCGGCTTCAATTGGGTGTTGTCTTTTAGTACCTttcgttctttttttttttttgtttcgtGAGCGAAAGCATTACGAGACTTTGATCAATTCAATTACTCTTTCCGATCGGTTGATTATCATTTAAATTGATACGGTACTAATAGAGATTGattgtttttaaatttgaatttgtaATATTTGCCGAGTTAAATTTCGGttgcattttaaatttatattttcttttaattaattccatgaatttttaatacaattaaaGTTAGCgtgataaaaaaagaaaaaataacctgaaaatttaagaaatatgTTAGTGTTAATCACTAACtattcattcttttttttttttttcttttttctgttatGAAATATAATAGAAAATAGGGAGAGGTCTAAAATTTAGGCTAAGTTGCTTCCACTTCCTTCAATTCCCGAGGATGTTCTATCTTCTTTCtaccttatttatttattaatgaatttttgtcTCTTACCACTTTGGCTCTATTGTGCTGAATTGTTCTAACCCCTAGCTATTTCATTTGCTTCTTTACTTGAATAATCTCTACTTGTCTTTTTGTCTGAAAAATCACTATTTGATCAATTTGATATACTACATtagttagtttttaattttaaaaaatatattaaaatatttttaatattttaaaaaatttaataattgatttttttagtaattttatctattaaatattgtaaaaaatttaaaatgttaagattaattaataaaatttttacattaaTTATTCTTAATTACAACTTCACGTTAGATATTAAAATATCGCTTCTTACACCCTAAAGTGCAGGGGTGAAGATTTGGTAAAATAATTATcagacaaaagaaaaagcaGCCAAGAGGGAcaacaagagagagagagagagaggtggcTCAGacaaagaagaagagagaaaagacattgAACAGAGTAACGAGAAGCAGCAGAGGCTGTGGAATCTAATCTCCTCTTCTCATGTCTTCCACTAAATGTAATAAGTGGAATTAGATGGCTAAACACGGCCCGGAGATGGTGGAAGAAACAACCAATCATGGCAAGACAATCACAGAAAACATTCTGATTGCTCAATCATGGCAGCTCTTTTACTCAATAAATTCTGGAATCTGCTGCTGCAGCTGCTGCTTGTGTATTTGTTGAGCAGATTTCCCTCTTTAATTTGATTATGTtaatcctttaatttttttaatttaatttcagtaaaatatattattttataattgaatttgaaatttaatgtgaatgatatataatttattaattattagtaaatatacaattataataatatttgtaaaatttttaaaatatgaatttgtGTGATATTTGATAGTAGTAGTAATAATAGttcttaaagtttttttttattattaaaatatcttccACCAAGTTTTAAGCCATTTGCTTATTCTAATATTTTGGAATTGAAGCATTTCTACTGATATAACAGCAATAATCTGTATTGTGAATCCCTCTTGTGGCTTAATTCTTATAGCTTTGGTAATGTGATGTTGCGCTTGATTTGAAAGCGGTGATAGATGCTATTTTATCTTAATACGAATATAGTCATTTTATTTAtgattgttgattttttttaagtaaaaataaattaaattttgatttagaAAATTATGCAAATTCCACTTGTTGGTCATGTtgctctaaatttttttaaattctaagtTGGATGTATTGAGGAGAGCTCCTAATATGAAATAATTTACATCttctatattaaaattttctatgatatgattaataaaattttgttaaaaaaggACAACAATAATCTGTATTATATCATTATGTACATGTtacacatttttaaaaataaaacaattttatGTTTGATAAAATCAgcaattcaaattgaaaaaatccatcaatccaattaatttaaaattttaatttaattttttatttattttaattcaatttaatttttaagtttaaaaattttaattatttcaatttaattcaattttaataaaaaaataatcaaattgattaataatagtatattattttttataatattaaaagttaaatataattaaaattataacatttcaattaaattttaaaatattaaaaatttataaaaataaaaaatctattaaaaatattaaaaattctaatttatcaaattgaatcaaatcaatttgattaaatttaatttttattcaaaatcttttttattcacttttataaatactaaaattttaatttttaatttgattcaattttaaatcgaaatcagcctaaaaaaaataaaaaataaaaatgcaattataatataaaaatcgtTATCCAATCTTTTCTTTTCACCTTTTTCCTGGATTCCCTTCATTAAACATAGGCCTAAATCTGCAAATCAACAAACTAGACCTATCTTGatgataaaatttgaatttgactTAAGTTTGTTCTCTAAATGAATCAAACTCAGATTCGTTAAATTTGCAATCTCATTTCTTTAAtaaatatcttaaaatttaGTATCTTAAACTTCAAATTCACTAAAATTATAAGTCAAACCCGATGAGTTACAGTTCGATAAAATGTATTTGACTCAAAACTTATTTTCTAAATTCCCAAAActtgaatttattaataataaactcGAGCTCAAAAATTTTTACAAACTAATTCCGAAAGTTTTCAAACTTGACTTGGCTCCATCACTTGAACCCCTTATTTGGTCTCCTAAATAACTGCCCTGTTAACAGGGGGATGGTAAAGTTAAGTTTATATAGTAGTACTACTTCACCGGGAATCTGTTCAGCTCTTGGATTTGGAATTAAAATCACATCGATCCAATTTAACATCAAAATTGAAACTAAAAGAGACTTTCACCGACTCCTCTAAACCTTAAAACTGTAACCACCAATTGCAAGCTGCGAACACAACCAAACCAATTGCCACAGCAAATGCAATCTCTCCCTAGATTAGTACTTCGAGAAAATGGTCcgcaagtaaaataaaaaatgcatGATTATATTACATTCCTCCCAGGATACTTGAATTTGAACATTtggccaaaaaaaaaataatgaacacCAAAATCGTCTTGATGTCATTGTTTATTCATGTAGAAAAACGACGTGTTTATTGAGATTTATCTCAACACCTTTTCTTCCCAAAAAGGCTATGTAGTCCAATAATCTATAACCAAAATATACAAGTAGCTATTTTGGTAAGTTGAAATTGATGGATTTCAGACAAGGAGACGCATACACAATTATGACACGTACAAGTTCCTGCAATGACTAGTTTCACTTATACTTAAAACAAATAAACTTGGATTTCGAAACGAATTTGACAGAATTTATGGATTTCATTTGCTCCAAACACGGTGTAAAACAATCGCACCTCATAGAGAATATAAAATGCAGCAAAAGCATTCTTGCAATGATGTGCAAAACTACATGATTAAACCTCAACTTTCCAAAGTGAATAATGTTTGCATACAGTAACTGAACCATTGCAAAACAAATCTTTCAGATAAAATTTAGCACAACTTACCTAGTCAAAATTAATACAAGCCTCCGGCAGAATGAATGGCTGATTCCCCAAGCTTTGTGTGGGTTACAACAGTGAAAACATCCAAAATTAGATATGCTTTGACCCACAAATTCAACCAATGGATAGAAATTACAGAATTTGAGCTGCTGTGTTCAACTTTTCTGCTAAGCTCAGCTGTGTCCTTGTGATGCTTGACAAATATAGCAAGAGTAAGTGATCCTGTAGGAACCATGTGAAAGCAAAACCCAGAAAAGTCAGCAAAAAAAGCCATTAATGATGAAGTAACTACAAATCTACAACAAGAAATTCAAAGATATGACCTCTCCATAATTATAATCTACATACAATACTAGGTCCATCATCAGAGAATTTTCAATTTTGGTAATTCTGATCAACCTAACATTGCATCATTACCTGAAGACTATCATTCACTAGCTTATCAAAGGCTGATGGTGAAAGTTTGGGAAGGGAAGCAACAGTTTCAGATATAAACCGGCCTACGCTACTGTCTGCTGCGGCACGCCCTTCCTGTGGAAAACAATCATATTATCCCACATGGCAAAAAGGtaagaattaattaaatgaggcaccaaatcTTACCAcgacatcatcaacatatttaTAGACATCATCAATTAAGGCTAGTAGCCGCTGCATTGAAGCTTCCATTCCTTCCAAATCACTTGGAATTTTATCAACCATAGGTGTCTTAAGGATGTCAACTACAgttataaaagaaagaaaaaaagccTTAATAACATTGCATCTGACACTAAATGCAATCTTATACGTGCAACATTAAAATCTTTGGCTTTATCAACATTCAATAGCACAGAACCAAAACATCTAATACTGGATATGAAAACAATcactgaaagaaaaaaaatgaaacagCAAATACTTATAGCGAGATAAATCTAATTTAGAcacaagaaaataaattaaatacagTTTGATTTGGGATAAAAGGATTTGAAATGGGGAGATATGAACTTGACATTTAACTTAAATTAGGTTTGGTTGGCTTGGATCCAGCGGGCTGAAGCTTGTTTAAGGGTGAGGCATGAACATCTACAAAGAAGGCAGAATTTTAAGTCTATAGTTGTATAATTTGGACTAGACTTAAATTCATATCATTGAGTTTAAAGCCATCCATCAAAACCTAGCTTGACCTTATCAATAGAGTCCAGTAACTGTTGCATTAGAATGATATCTTTACATTATGAAAGATGAATATTTCATATTGAAAAACAACCAAAAAGGAATCTTATAATCAATAGAAAAGTCTGCAGCCAGAGAAACACACACACAGATATATTATTCTAGTTTCACAGGCTATTATAAACTACACCTACATATGGAACTCAAATTTGTTAGCCAAATTACTGCAACAATTACTTTCATAATTTGTTAGCCAACTTACTGCAACAATTAAGAGCCTTGCCTAACCACAAAGCCTTCGCCCAACATCAACAGAAGCATAATGAAAGTAAAGGGGGGAAAACATGCAAGACCACAAAAGCCTAAGACTCCTAGTCAGAGTAGAACAGGGATAACATTTGTAAGTGAAAATTTTAGTAGAAGAAAGAAATTTTCAGAATATACATACATCCAACTCGCTCAGCTTCAACCATGCGAAGATCAACAGGAATTTCTTGAAATTGTGCAGCAAGCTGACGGTCTCCAAGAGACAAATTAACAGAAACATACGCTTTAATGGTACCCCCTCCATTCCTGAACCCTGTATCCACTGTTAGATGAATGGGATTGGGAACTTCTCTAGAATAGAACTCATGGATCAATGCACTTCCACCAGTGACCCCTAATCCTGTTGAATACCTGAAACCAAGTACTAAAGCATGAAAATGGAGCATCTGTCTACAAAAcacttctgaaaacataaaattttattttgaaaatattcaTATTTCATAAAAGCTGCATAGCCATAGCTTGGTAGCTTAGGGAAGGGCTTTCCAACCTCATCAAATGCAGTGATTCAAACAAAATATAGTACAGTATGaccaaaattaaagaaaaaaaaaaagagatttcaTTACTAGAGTTTACAAGGAAAAAAGAACCTTCTGCTGCAGTTTATTGACAATGAAAATATAAAGCAaacaaaaatgaagatgaaaaTACCATCAACAAAATATAGAATGGTAAGACTCATTACTAGAGTTTACAAGGCAACAACAACCTTCTATTGCAGTTTATTAACAATGAAAATACAAACCAAACAAAGATGAAGATGAAAAATACCATCCAACAATAACTTCCTTAGGGTTCACTTTCTGGTGAGACAGCAACATATTATGATGGTAATCAATATCTAGAGCAACCTGCAGCTGACACATAATTGAAAGATGAGAAAAAGAGGAAAGACTTAAGAGAAGTTCATGCTCATAGCTCCATTTTTTTTCAATCCGTTAAATAACATGTAGTCGGTTCCACACATACCAGATTGGTCAGAAATTTGAAGTTCTagaattaaatgataaaaaagaaaaatagagctCATAAGTGTTCAAGCTCTTCAGCGTCTCATCCAACATTCCAAATTTCAGTTACAAATAGcataaatttagtaaaattcCTCAAATTTTTCCTACTTACTAAGCTAGTCTTCTAGATTCCTGCTAAGCATGTATCACCTCTGTGGATTCATTCATAAGTCTAGCTTTTCAAACTAGCGTAAAACAAGCATTAGCAATGACGGAAACCTCTC
This window harbors:
- the LOC110618433 gene encoding WUSCHEL-related homeobox 7, producing the protein MEERMSGFCITKARNISSNGSGDSNSGNKCGRWNPTSEQVKVLTDLFRSGLRTPSTDQIQKISSQLSFYGKIESKNVFYWFQNHKARERQKRRRVFVDDEDMMIRREDNLSTSARYFSEINQVNEQERVIETLELFPLNSFREGESDKLRFQSNECKEPTPFSYTFGTEMDHPPLDLRLSFL
- the LOC110619265 gene encoding eukaryotic translation initiation factor 3 subunit F isoform X2, giving the protein MAASEHTVLQLSPTSSSSTLSAKVHPLVIFNICDCYVRRPDQAERVIGTLLGSVLSDGTVDIRNSYAVPHNEFSDQLQVALDIDYHHNMLLSHQKVNPKEVIVGWYSTGLGVTGGSALIHEFYSREVPNPIHLTVDTGFRNGGGTIKAYVSVNLSLGDRQLAAQFQEIPVDLRMVEAERVGFDILKTPMVDKIPSDLEGMEASMQRLLALIDDVYKYVDDVVVRFGASFN
- the LOC110619265 gene encoding eukaryotic translation initiation factor 3 subunit F isoform X1, giving the protein MAASEHTVLQLSPTSSSSTLSAKVHPLVIFNICDCYVRRPDQAERVIGTLLGSVLSDGTVDIRNSYAVPHNEFSDQVALDIDYHHNMLLSHQKVNPKEVIVGWYSTGLGVTGGSALIHEFYSREVPNPIHLTVDTGFRNGGGTIKAYVSVNLSLGDRQLAAQFQEIPVDLRMVEAERVGFDILKTPMVDKIPSDLEGMEASMQRLLALIDDVYKYVDDVVEGRAAADSSVGRFISETVASLPKLSPSAFDKLVNDSLQDHLLLLYLSSITRTQLSLAEKLNTAAQIL